From Glycine max cultivar Williams 82 chromosome 11, Glycine_max_v4.0, whole genome shotgun sequence, the proteins below share one genomic window:
- the LOC100814138 gene encoding uncharacterized protein isoform X1, translated as MVSREQKRAALHEKLQLLRSITNSHALNKTSIIIDASKYIEELKQKVERLNQHVANAQTSSDQNTLPMVTVETLEKGFLINVYSAKTCPGLLVSILESFEEIGLNVLEARVTCTDTFRFHAVGGKNEEQGDEGIDAQTVKQELGQAIKNWSQNADQK; from the exons ATGGTTTCTAGAGAGCAAAAAAGAGCAGCACTGCATGAGAAGCTGCAACTTCTTCGTTCTATAACCAACTCTCATGCT CTAAACAAAACCTCGATCATAATAGATGCATCAAAGTATATCGAAGAGTTAAAGCAAAAAGTAGAAAGACTGAATCAACACGTAGCCAATGCACAAACTTCAAGTGACCAAAATACTTTGCCTATG GTTACAGTAGAAACCTTAGAGAAGGGGTTTCTTATAAATGTTTATTCAGCAAAGACCTGCCCTGGTTTACTTGTTTCCATATTGGAGTCATTTGAAGAGATTGGTCTTAATGTGCTTGAAGCTAGGGTTACTTGTACGGACACCTTTCGATTTCATGCTGTTGGAGGAAAA AATGAAGAACAAGGTGATGAGGGTATTGATGCACAAACTGTGAAACAGGAATTGGGACAAGCAATAAAGAACTGGAGCCAAAATGCTGACCAAAAGTAA
- the LOC100814138 gene encoding uncharacterized protein isoform X2, with product MVSREQKRAALHEKLQLLRSITNSHALNKTSIIIDASKYIEELKQKVERLNQHVANAQTSSDQNTLPMVTVETLEKGFLINVYSAKTCPGLLVSILESFEEIGLNVLEARVTCTDTFRFHAVGGKVRYSN from the exons ATGGTTTCTAGAGAGCAAAAAAGAGCAGCACTGCATGAGAAGCTGCAACTTCTTCGTTCTATAACCAACTCTCATGCT CTAAACAAAACCTCGATCATAATAGATGCATCAAAGTATATCGAAGAGTTAAAGCAAAAAGTAGAAAGACTGAATCAACACGTAGCCAATGCACAAACTTCAAGTGACCAAAATACTTTGCCTATG GTTACAGTAGAAACCTTAGAGAAGGGGTTTCTTATAAATGTTTATTCAGCAAAGACCTGCCCTGGTTTACTTGTTTCCATATTGGAGTCATTTGAAGAGATTGGTCTTAATGTGCTTGAAGCTAGGGTTACTTGTACGGACACCTTTCGATTTCATGCTGTTGGAGGAAAAGTAAGATACAGTAATTAA
- the LOC100814664 gene encoding BTB/POZ domain-containing protein At3g56230 gives MDCCVCTTMPLILRPPRNTICGACYEGVRSIINMMSNVESEKVKAMANPNQNSSPVSRRNSSKILDDCIRWCSEQTEQFNQQKEDMVFLRGFVAAFKAQIHTDILVSPGRNGPPIPAHKSVLAARSEIFKNMLECDECKAAPSNAITIPDLNHEELESLLEFLYSGTLNVEKLEKHVYALSQAADKYVIPHLLKHCERYLLSSLSTSNALETLEIADTCSNHNLKETTLNFLVKNIEHMVSSPKFEAFVHRSPHLTVQLVTRAFVNGAK, from the exons ATGGATTGTTGTGTGTGTACAACTATGCCATTGATATTAAGGCCTCCGAGGAATACAATATGTGGGGCTTGTTACGAAGGAGTTAGGAGCATAATCAACATGATGAGCAATGTTGAAAGTGAGAAAGTAAAGGCAATGGCTAATCCAAATCAAAATAGTTCTCCAGTTTCGCGGCGAAATTCGAGTAAG ATACTTGATGATTGTATTAGATGGTGTTCAGAACAGACGGAGCAGTTTAATCAACAAAAAGAAGACATGGTTTTCCTCAGAGGCTTTGTTGCAGCCTTCAAAGCACAGATTCACACGGATATATTGGTCAGTCCAGGCAGGAACGGTCCACCTATACCTGCACATAAGTCCGTTTTG GCAGCAAGATCAGAAATATTTAAGAACATGCTAGAGTGCGATGAATGCAAGGCAGCACCAAGTAACGCCATAACTATACCCGATTTGAACCATGAAGAACTAGAGTCTCTCCTTGAGTTTCTGTACAGTGGGACATTGAATGTGGAAAAATTGGAGAAACATGTCTACGCTTTGTCACAAGCAGCTGATAAGTATGTGATTCCACATTTGCTGAAACACTGCGAACGATATCTGCTGAGTTCACTAAGCACTTCCAATGCTCTTGAGACACTAGAAATTGCGGATACTTGTTCCAACCACAACTTGAAGGAGACAACCTTGAACTTCTTAGTTAAAAACATTGAGCACATGGTGTCCTCACCTAAATTTGAAGCTTTTGTCCATAGGAGCCCACATCTTACTGTGCAACTAGTTACAAGGGCGTTTGTGAATGGTGCCAAATAA
- the LOC100500345 gene encoding uncharacterized protein LOC100500345, with amino-acid sequence MEALQSWVSKHKLASIGALWASGIGATLVAYSCKKSPMKPSLRLIHARMHAQALTLAVLSGAAAYHYYEKRDVQPKPEADYIIPAPNVTQMVEYELQCPF; translated from the exons ATGGAGGCACTTCAATCATGGGTTTCAAAGCACAAGCTCGCCAGCATTG GGGCACTCTGGGCCTCTGGAATTGGAGCAACACTTGTGGCTTATTCATGCAAAAAGTCTCCAATGAAGCCAAGTCTCAGGCTTATCCATGCTAG GATGCATGCTCAGGCTCTAACTTTAGCAGTGCTATCCGGTGCAGCTGCTTATCATTATTATGAGAAACGTGATGTTCAGCCAAAACCAGAGGCAGATTATATTATTCCTGCTCCCAATGTCACCCAGATGGTTGAATATGAACTTCAATGTcctttctaa